One stretch of Aeromicrobium fastidiosum DNA includes these proteins:
- a CDS encoding NUDIX hydrolase, with translation MTAETLPDWLRPLADLSGSVEASLLSPHFTTVPDDARPAAVLMLFADGAAGPELLLTERATTMRNHAGQISFPGGKSDPGDADAAATALREATEEVGLDPATVEVFGTLPTLWLPPSNFAVTPVLGYWSEPTTLQSVSDAEVVTVLHQPIAELLDPANRFSVTHPSGWRGPAFEVGTPMPLWGFTAGIISRLFDVLGWSQPWDEALTRPLPELPA, from the coding sequence ATGACGGCCGAGACGCTGCCCGACTGGCTGCGGCCCCTGGCCGACCTCTCTGGCTCGGTCGAGGCGTCGCTGCTGTCGCCGCACTTCACGACCGTCCCCGACGACGCCCGTCCCGCCGCCGTCCTGATGCTGTTCGCCGACGGTGCAGCCGGGCCCGAGCTGCTGCTCACCGAGCGCGCCACGACGATGCGCAACCACGCCGGCCAGATCTCGTTCCCGGGTGGCAAGTCCGATCCCGGCGACGCCGACGCGGCGGCGACGGCGCTGCGCGAGGCGACCGAGGAGGTCGGTCTCGACCCCGCGACGGTCGAGGTCTTCGGCACGTTGCCCACGTTGTGGCTGCCGCCCAGCAACTTCGCCGTCACGCCCGTCCTCGGCTACTGGAGCGAGCCGACGACCCTGCAGTCGGTCAGCGACGCCGAGGTCGTCACGGTGCTGCACCAGCCGATCGCAGAGCTGCTCGACCCCGCCAACCGCTTCAGCGTCACGCACCCGTCGGGCTGGCGCGGCCCCGCCTTCGAGGTGGGCACCCCGATGCCGCTGTGGGGGTTCACGGCCGGCATCATCTCCCGGCTGTTCGACGTGCTCGGCTGGTCCCAGCCCTGGGACGAAGCCCTCACACGGCCCCTTCCCGAGCTGCCCGCATGA
- the acs gene encoding acetate--CoA ligase, with the protein MTEQNISNLSREDRTFDPPADLAANANVTADVYDTAAADRPAFWGEQAERLDWGTPFTEVLDWSNPPFAKWFVGGTLNAAYNCVDRHVEAGHGDRVALHFVGEPEGDTRDITYAQLKDEVSRAANAFEELGVEAGDRVAIYLPMIPEAVIAMLACARIGAPHTVVFGGFSSDALASRVTDCGAKLIVTADGGFRRGAASALKPAVDEALVKIDNENTAIVENVLVVRRTGQDVAFDSSIDSWWHEVVDEASEIHEPQMFDSEHPLYVMYTSGTTGSPKGILHTTGGYLVQSAWTFWAVFDHKPTDVYWCTADVGWVTGHSYIVYGPLANGATQVLYEGTPDTPHRGRWWEIIETYKVSLFYTAPTAIRTCMKWGEEIPAKHDLSSLRILGSVGESINPEAYVWYRENIGGGTTPIVDTWWQTETGAHMISPLPGVTSGKPGSAMTAIPGIAAEVVDDAGHPVENGEGGYLVITEPWPSMLRTIWGDDDRYRQTYWSRWPQYYFAGDGARKDADGAIWLLGRVDDVMNVSGHRLSTTEIESALVSHPKVAEAAVVGATDDTTGQAVVAFVILRESAGSGDQGDEIVQELRAHVGKEIGPIAKPRTIMVVPELPKTRSGKIMRRLLRDVAENREVGNTTTLADAGVMDLITSGMKTAKDDD; encoded by the coding sequence ATGACCGAGCAGAACATCAGCAACCTGTCCCGCGAGGACCGCACGTTCGACCCGCCCGCCGACCTCGCCGCGAACGCCAACGTCACGGCCGATGTGTACGACACGGCCGCCGCTGATCGTCCGGCGTTCTGGGGCGAGCAGGCCGAGCGGCTCGACTGGGGCACGCCGTTCACCGAGGTGCTCGACTGGTCCAACCCCCCGTTCGCGAAGTGGTTCGTCGGCGGCACCCTCAACGCTGCCTACAACTGCGTCGACCGCCACGTCGAGGCCGGCCACGGCGACCGTGTCGCCCTGCACTTCGTCGGCGAGCCCGAGGGCGACACCCGCGACATCACCTACGCCCAGCTCAAGGACGAGGTGAGTCGCGCCGCCAACGCCTTCGAGGAGCTGGGCGTCGAGGCCGGTGACCGCGTCGCGATCTACCTGCCGATGATCCCCGAGGCTGTCATCGCGATGCTGGCCTGCGCGCGCATCGGTGCCCCGCACACCGTCGTGTTCGGCGGCTTCAGCTCCGACGCCCTCGCGAGCCGCGTGACCGACTGCGGCGCGAAGCTCATCGTGACCGCCGACGGCGGCTTCCGTCGCGGTGCAGCGAGCGCGCTGAAGCCCGCCGTCGACGAGGCCCTGGTCAAGATCGACAACGAGAACACCGCGATCGTCGAGAACGTGCTGGTCGTGCGCCGCACGGGCCAGGACGTCGCCTTCGACAGCAGCATCGACAGCTGGTGGCACGAGGTCGTCGACGAGGCCTCCGAGATCCACGAGCCGCAGATGTTCGACTCCGAGCACCCGCTCTACGTCATGTACACCTCGGGCACGACGGGCTCCCCCAAGGGCATCCTGCACACCACGGGCGGCTACCTCGTGCAGTCGGCGTGGACGTTCTGGGCGGTCTTCGACCACAAGCCCACGGATGTCTACTGGTGCACCGCCGACGTCGGCTGGGTCACCGGCCACTCCTACATCGTCTACGGACCGCTGGCCAACGGCGCGACGCAGGTGCTCTACGAGGGCACGCCCGACACCCCGCACCGGGGTCGCTGGTGGGAGATCATCGAGACGTACAAGGTCTCGCTGTTCTACACGGCACCCACCGCGATCCGCACGTGCATGAAGTGGGGCGAGGAGATCCCGGCGAAGCACGACCTCAGCTCGCTGCGCATCCTCGGCTCGGTCGGCGAGTCGATCAACCCCGAGGCGTACGTCTGGTACCGCGAGAACATCGGCGGGGGCACGACGCCCATCGTCGACACGTGGTGGCAGACCGAGACCGGCGCACACATGATCAGCCCGCTGCCCGGCGTCACGTCCGGCAAGCCGGGCTCGGCCATGACAGCGATCCCCGGGATCGCCGCCGAGGTCGTCGACGACGCGGGGCATCCCGTCGAGAATGGCGAGGGCGGCTACCTCGTCATCACCGAGCCGTGGCCCTCGATGCTGCGGACGATCTGGGGCGACGACGACCGCTACCGGCAGACCTACTGGTCGCGCTGGCCGCAGTACTACTTCGCCGGCGACGGCGCCCGCAAGGACGCCGACGGGGCGATCTGGCTGCTCGGACGCGTCGACGACGTCATGAACGTCTCGGGCCACCGGCTCTCGACGACCGAGATCGAGTCGGCCCTGGTGTCGCACCCCAAGGTCGCCGAGGCCGCGGTCGTCGGCGCCACCGACGACACGACGGGCCAGGCAGTGGTGGCCTTCGTGATCCTGCGCGAGAGCGCGGGCTCGGGCGACCAGGGCGACGAGATCGTGCAGGAGCTGCGGGCTCACGTCGGCAAGGAGATCGGCCCCATCGCCAAGCCGCGCACCATCATGGTCGTCCCCGAGCTGCCCAAGACCCGCTCGGGCAAGATCATGCGCCGGCTGCTGCGCGACGTCGCCGAGAACCGCGAGGTCGGCAACACCACGACGCTCGCCGATGCGGGGGTCATGGACCTCATCACGAGCGGCATGAAGACCGCGAAGGACGACGACTGA
- a CDS encoding MarP family serine protease: MNSLDLIIVVILVAYAVSGFFQGFVVNLVATLGLLVGGLVALAVVPMLLSGDRPTLSSSLLALGLVIGAGAVGQAIGTLVGSGLRQGLKWRPLRSLDAVGGSALSIVAVLCAAWALGYSVSGTSIPYLSTASRDSAILEKVDGVMPARATSVLRSFNEVLDSNLFPRYIDPFDSEDITQVDPPDEETLASAGVRRARDSVVKILGQARCDRGIEGSGFAYADGRIMTNAHVVAGVASPSVVVGDREVPTRVVLFDRDLDIAVLAVEGLDLDPLRFDDTGEAGQAAAVLGYPQNGPFDARAARIRDEIRLRSPDIYDRGQVVRETFSVRGLVRSGNSGGPLVSESGDVLGVIFAASVSDKSTGYALTAKQVADDARKGARATAEVSTGDCA, encoded by the coding sequence ATGAACTCGCTCGACCTGATCATCGTCGTGATCCTGGTCGCCTATGCCGTCTCGGGGTTCTTCCAGGGGTTCGTCGTCAACCTGGTCGCGACGCTCGGGCTGCTGGTCGGCGGGCTCGTGGCCCTCGCGGTCGTCCCGATGCTGCTGTCGGGCGACAGGCCGACGCTGTCGAGCTCGCTGCTGGCGCTCGGGCTGGTGATCGGTGCGGGTGCCGTGGGTCAGGCGATCGGGACGCTCGTGGGGTCCGGCCTGCGTCAGGGCCTGAAGTGGCGGCCGCTGCGCTCCCTCGACGCCGTGGGGGGCAGTGCGCTGAGCATCGTCGCGGTGCTGTGTGCGGCCTGGGCGCTCGGCTACTCCGTCAGCGGCACGTCGATCCCGTACCTGTCGACGGCGTCGCGCGACTCCGCGATCCTCGAGAAGGTCGACGGCGTCATGCCGGCCCGAGCGACGTCCGTGCTGCGCTCGTTCAACGAGGTGCTCGACTCCAACCTGTTCCCCCGGTACATCGACCCGTTCGACTCCGAGGACATCACGCAGGTCGATCCGCCTGACGAGGAGACCCTCGCGAGCGCCGGCGTGCGCCGCGCCAGGGACAGCGTCGTCAAGATCCTGGGTCAGGCCCGCTGCGACCGCGGCATCGAGGGCTCGGGCTTCGCCTACGCCGACGGACGCATCATGACCAACGCGCACGTCGTCGCGGGGGTCGCGAGTCCGTCGGTCGTGGTGGGCGACCGCGAGGTGCCGACGCGCGTCGTGCTGTTCGACCGCGATCTCGACATCGCGGTGCTCGCCGTCGAGGGGCTCGACCTCGACCCCCTGCGGTTCGACGACACCGGTGAGGCCGGGCAGGCGGCGGCTGTCCTCGGCTATCCCCAGAACGGGCCGTTCGACGCCCGCGCGGCGCGCATCCGCGACGAGATCCGCCTGCGCAGCCCCGACATCTACGACCGCGGGCAGGTCGTCCGCGAGACCTTCTCGGTGCGTGGCCTGGTGCGCTCGGGCAACTCCGGCGGACCGCTCGTGTCCGAGAGCGGTGACGTGCTGGGCGTCATCTTCGCGGCGTCGGTCTCCGACAAGTCGACGGGTTACGCGTTGACGGCCAAGCAGGTCGCCGACGACGCCCGCAAGGGTGCCCGGGCCACCGCCGAGGTGTCGACGGGCGACTGCGCGTGA
- a CDS encoding LuxR C-terminal-related transcriptional regulator — MPIDLRRDDLDLLRAAAARLRREGGVPLVFGGLRDDSGVPVTLTLGEVTHDLASITIKPSRGLGGRTWISRRPAFVRDYGTSEDITHEYDRQILGERVTFLAVVPLVVRDEVRGLLYAGTRGAEQLSEAALEGLVVESRKVSDEMAIRDEVDRRVRLEQSVAAAGAETAELQRLRDAFAQMRVIARETHDPSTRERLDALLSGPSPSGVTLTARQLDVVSLVAAGCRNSEIADRLGLGPETVKSYLRSAMTRLGARSRHEAVTAARRHGLLP; from the coding sequence GTGCCGATCGACCTGCGTCGGGACGATCTGGACCTGCTGCGCGCCGCGGCCGCACGCCTGCGCCGCGAGGGCGGGGTGCCCCTGGTCTTCGGCGGGCTGCGCGACGACAGCGGGGTGCCGGTCACCCTCACGCTCGGCGAGGTCACGCACGACCTCGCGTCGATCACGATCAAGCCGTCTCGCGGGCTCGGTGGGCGGACGTGGATCAGCCGCCGCCCGGCGTTCGTCCGCGACTACGGGACGTCCGAGGACATCACCCACGAGTACGACCGGCAGATCCTCGGCGAACGCGTCACGTTCCTCGCGGTCGTCCCGCTGGTCGTCCGCGACGAGGTGCGCGGCCTGCTGTACGCCGGCACCCGAGGTGCCGAGCAGCTCTCGGAGGCGGCGCTCGAGGGCCTCGTGGTCGAGTCCCGCAAGGTGTCCGACGAGATGGCGATCCGCGACGAGGTCGACCGCCGGGTGCGGCTCGAGCAGTCGGTCGCCGCGGCGGGTGCCGAGACCGCCGAGCTGCAGCGGCTGCGCGACGCCTTCGCGCAGATGAGGGTCATCGCCCGCGAGACGCACGATCCGTCGACCCGGGAGCGCCTCGACGCGCTGCTGAGCGGCCCGTCGCCGTCCGGTGTCACCCTGACGGCCCGCCAGCTCGACGTCGTGTCGCTCGTCGCCGCGGGATGCCGCAACAGCGAGATCGCCGACCGCCTGGGGCTCGGGCCCGAGACGGTCAAGAGCTATCTGCGCAGCGCCATGACGCGGCTGGGTGCCCGGTCGAGGCACGAGGCCGTGACGGCTGCCCGCCGCCACGGCCTCCTCCCCTGA
- a CDS encoding phage holin family protein: protein MSTHDEPTIGRLIGDASRDLTLLLQSVVKLAKSELSVSVKAGGIGAGMILVSAFFGLLIIVMLSISAAYFIVMAGLDPAWAFLIVAGFYLLLVALLIVVGIKLLKKVRVPAKTIAAAKDIPQALKGQHSQDPVPTLPGHRR, encoded by the coding sequence ATGAGCACCCACGACGAGCCGACCATCGGCCGGTTGATCGGCGACGCATCGCGCGACCTGACGCTGCTGCTCCAGAGCGTCGTCAAGCTGGCCAAGAGCGAGCTGAGCGTCAGCGTCAAGGCCGGCGGCATCGGTGCCGGCATGATCTTGGTCTCCGCGTTCTTCGGGCTGCTCATCATCGTCATGCTGTCGATCTCGGCGGCCTACTTCATCGTCATGGCCGGTCTCGACCCCGCGTGGGCGTTCCTGATCGTGGCAGGCTTCTACCTGCTGCTCGTGGCGCTTCTCATCGTCGTCGGCATCAAGCTGCTCAAGAAGGTGCGGGTGCCGGCCAAGACCATCGCCGCGGCGAAGGACATCCCACAGGCCCTGAAGGGCCAGCACTCGCAGGACCCCGTGCCGACCCTGCCCGGCCACCGCCGCTAG
- a CDS encoding Crp/Fnr family transcriptional regulator, translating into MTDDVLRQAPLFSGLDDEVASALEDSMSSSSLRRGEILFSEGDDGNQLYVVTEGKIKLGRTSPDGRENLLAILGPGQMFGELSFFDPGPRSATATAVTDVELKSLGHEALSPVLNAHPDVAHALLNQLAGRLRRTNEVVGDLVFSDVPGRVAKALLDLASRFGRRADDGIHVNHDLTQEELAQLVGASRETVNKALADFASRGWLRLEPRSVVILDLERLQRRAR; encoded by the coding sequence GTGACCGACGACGTTCTCCGCCAGGCACCGCTGTTCTCCGGCCTCGACGACGAGGTCGCGAGCGCGCTCGAGGACTCGATGTCCTCGTCGAGCCTGCGCCGAGGAGAGATCCTGTTCAGCGAGGGTGACGACGGCAACCAGCTGTACGTCGTGACCGAGGGCAAGATCAAGCTCGGGCGCACGTCGCCCGACGGCCGCGAGAACCTGCTGGCGATCCTCGGCCCCGGTCAGATGTTCGGCGAGCTGTCGTTCTTCGACCCGGGTCCGCGCTCCGCAACGGCCACCGCCGTCACCGACGTCGAGCTCAAGAGCCTCGGCCACGAAGCGCTGAGCCCCGTGCTCAACGCCCACCCCGATGTCGCCCACGCGCTACTCAACCAGCTCGCCGGGCGCCTGCGCCGCACCAACGAGGTCGTCGGCGACCTGGTCTTCAGCGACGTGCCCGGTCGCGTGGCCAAGGCGCTGCTCGACCTGGCCTCGCGGTTCGGACGTCGCGCCGATGACGGCATCCACGTCAACCACGACCTGACGCAGGAAGAGCTCGCCCAGCTGGTCGGTGCCTCCCGCGAGACGGTCAACAAGGCCCTCGCCGACTTCGCCAGCCGCGGCTGGCTGCGGCTCGAGCCCCGCTCCGTGGTCATCCTCGACCTCGAGCGTCTGCAGCGCCGCGCCCGCTGA
- a CDS encoding TlpA family protein disulfide reductase gives MRARAATAVIALLLVAACSGSEPADTKPTFGGGPVPTVAADELAAAKAQAGIDACPAPAEQATGDEALPGITLECLGGGNAVDVSTLAGRPTVINIFASWCRPCRDEMPLLARADAEYGDAVQFVGIDFGDAAPDDAIELARASGVTYPLLADPDQITRAGLKVAAMPQTLFVDAQGRIVATERTPYDSYADLTAAIRRHLGVTP, from the coding sequence ATGAGGGCGCGGGCGGCGACCGCCGTCATCGCGCTGCTCTTGGTCGCGGCGTGCAGCGGCTCCGAGCCGGCCGACACCAAGCCGACGTTCGGCGGCGGCCCGGTGCCGACCGTCGCAGCGGACGAGCTCGCCGCGGCGAAGGCGCAGGCGGGCATCGACGCCTGCCCCGCGCCGGCGGAGCAGGCGACGGGCGACGAAGCACTGCCGGGTATCACCCTGGAGTGCCTGGGCGGCGGCAATGCGGTCGACGTGTCGACACTGGCCGGGCGACCCACCGTCATCAACATCTTCGCGAGCTGGTGCCGGCCGTGCCGCGACGAGATGCCGCTGCTCGCCCGCGCCGACGCCGAGTACGGCGACGCGGTGCAGTTCGTCGGCATCGACTTCGGCGACGCGGCACCCGACGACGCGATCGAGCTGGCTCGCGCCTCGGGGGTCACGTACCCGCTGCTGGCCGATCCCGACCAGATCACGCGGGCCGGGCTCAAGGTCGCGGCCATGCCGCAGACGCTGTTCGTCGACGCGCAGGGGAGGATCGTGGCGACGGAACGGACGCCCTACGACTCGTACGCCGATCTGACCGCCGCGATCCGACGACACCTGGGAGTGACGCCATGA
- a CDS encoding DUF4177 domain-containing protein translates to MTKWEYLTAPVLVHATKQILDNFGQDGWELVQIVPGMNPENLVAYFKRPVA, encoded by the coding sequence ATGACGAAATGGGAGTACCTCACCGCACCGGTCCTCGTGCACGCCACGAAGCAGATCCTCGACAACTTCGGGCAGGACGGGTGGGAGCTCGTGCAGATCGTCCCGGGCATGAACCCCGAGAACCTCGTCGCCTACTTCAAGCGCCCGGTGGCCTGA
- a CDS encoding ArsA-related P-loop ATPase, whose amino-acid sequence MAQSTQLHVVTGKGGTGKTTVAAALAMSLAGRGKKVLLCEVEGRQGIAQLFDVPPLPYEERRIAVGLGGGEVYALAIDPEAALLEYLAMYYRLGRAGKALDKFGIIDFATTIAPGVRDVLLTGKVYEAARRRTGDRFTYDAVIMDAPPTGRITRFLNVNSEVAGLAKVGPIRRQADSIMQMMRAPETHVHLVTVLEEMPVQETIDGIAELTSERLPVGHVVLNLVRPPLLSDASRDALTGHTLKPKAVSTTLAGAGLDPAAAPALIAGGEAHLERQRLQDAQREILDDCGRPLVELPLLGDGIDLGGLFELAERLTDLHATARQKGATS is encoded by the coding sequence GTGGCCCAATCGACCCAGCTCCATGTCGTCACCGGCAAGGGCGGCACCGGCAAGACGACGGTCGCCGCGGCCCTCGCGATGTCGCTGGCGGGGCGCGGCAAGAAGGTGCTGCTGTGCGAGGTCGAGGGCCGCCAGGGCATCGCCCAGCTGTTCGACGTGCCGCCACTGCCCTACGAGGAGCGCCGGATCGCGGTCGGTCTCGGCGGCGGTGAGGTCTACGCGCTCGCGATCGATCCCGAGGCGGCGCTGCTCGAGTACCTCGCGATGTACTACCGGCTGGGACGGGCAGGCAAGGCGCTCGACAAGTTCGGCATCATCGACTTCGCCACGACGATCGCCCCGGGCGTCCGCGACGTGCTGCTGACGGGCAAGGTCTACGAGGCCGCACGGCGTCGCACGGGCGACAGGTTCACCTACGACGCCGTCATCATGGACGCGCCCCCCACGGGTCGCATCACGCGGTTCCTCAACGTCAACTCCGAGGTCGCCGGCCTCGCCAAGGTCGGCCCGATCCGCCGCCAGGCCGACTCGATCATGCAGATGATGCGCGCGCCCGAGACGCACGTCCACCTCGTGACGGTGCTCGAGGAGATGCCGGTGCAGGAGACCATCGACGGCATCGCCGAGCTGACGTCCGAGCGGCTCCCCGTCGGTCACGTCGTGCTCAACCTGGTGCGGCCCCCGCTGCTGTCGGACGCGTCCCGCGACGCCCTGACCGGCCACACGCTCAAGCCCAAGGCCGTCTCGACGACCCTGGCCGGTGCCGGGCTCGACCCCGCTGCCGCCCCCGCCCTGATCGCCGGCGGGGAGGCGCACCTCGAGCGCCAGCGGCTGCAGGACGCCCAGCGCGAGATCCTCGACGACTGCGGACGTCCGCTGGTCGAGCTGCCGCTGCTCGGCGACGGCATCGACCTCGGCGGCCTGTTCGAGCTCGCCGAGCGCCTCACCGACCTGCACGCGACGGCGCGCCAGAAGGGTGCGACCTCGTGA
- a CDS encoding RidA family protein: MSAVDDRLAEAGLTVPTVPAPVAVYVPAVRSGSHVFTSGQLPLRSGELLAIGKVGAEVTPDVAYDCARQSALNAIAAVTSVIGDLDQVVRVVKATVFVASTPDFTGQPAVANGASELFGLAFGDAGQHARSAVGVPVLPLDAPVEVELVVEVR, from the coding sequence ATGTCCGCCGTCGACGACCGGCTGGCCGAGGCGGGGCTGACGGTCCCGACCGTCCCGGCTCCGGTCGCGGTCTACGTGCCCGCGGTGCGCAGCGGCTCGCACGTCTTCACGTCGGGCCAGCTGCCGCTCCGCTCGGGCGAGCTGCTCGCGATCGGCAAGGTCGGGGCCGAGGTGACGCCCGACGTCGCCTACGACTGCGCCCGCCAGAGCGCCCTCAACGCGATCGCCGCCGTGACGTCGGTCATCGGTGACCTCGACCAGGTGGTCCGGGTCGTGAAGGCGACGGTCTTCGTCGCCAGCACCCCCGACTTCACGGGTCAGCCGGCCGTCGCCAACGGCGCCAGCGAGCTGTTCGGCCTCGCGTTCGGCGACGCCGGCCAGCACGCCCGCAGCGCTGTCGGCGTGCCCGTCCTGCCGCTCGATGCTCCGGTCGAGGTCGAGCTGGTCGTCGAGGTTCGATGA
- a CDS encoding MBL fold metallo-hydrolase, whose protein sequence is MSTSAVRVTDRTSFVLADNPGIMTLDGTNTWIVREPGAARSVVVDPGPDDDDHLRAVVAAAGEVGLVLFTHRHHDHTDALARIVELTGAPARSIDPEFSHGAEPLVDGETIDVDGLTIEVVATPGHTTDSTCFLIGAERSLLTGDTILGRGTTVIAHPDGVLGPYLDSLAHIRELVEEGLVERLLPGHGPVVDAPAEVVDFYLEHRAERLDQVRAAIDTGATTAREVVERVYRDVDETLWGAAELSVEAQLEHLRD, encoded by the coding sequence ATGAGCACCAGCGCCGTCCGGGTCACCGACCGCACCTCGTTCGTCCTCGCCGACAACCCGGGCATCATGACGCTCGACGGCACCAACACGTGGATCGTGCGCGAGCCGGGCGCTGCCCGCTCGGTCGTGGTCGATCCCGGGCCGGACGACGACGACCACCTGCGCGCCGTCGTGGCGGCCGCCGGCGAGGTCGGTCTCGTCCTGTTCACGCACCGTCATCACGACCACACCGACGCTCTGGCCCGCATCGTCGAGCTGACCGGCGCGCCGGCGCGCTCGATCGACCCGGAGTTCTCGCACGGGGCCGAGCCGCTCGTCGACGGCGAGACGATCGACGTCGACGGTCTGACGATCGAGGTCGTGGCCACACCGGGTCACACGACCGACTCGACGTGCTTCCTGATCGGCGCGGAGCGGTCGTTGCTGACCGGTGACACGATCCTCGGCCGCGGCACCACGGTCATCGCCCACCCCGACGGCGTCCTCGGCCCCTACCTCGACTCGCTCGCGCACATCCGCGAGCTCGTCGAGGAGGGTCTCGTCGAGCGCCTCCTGCCGGGGCACGGGCCGGTCGTCGACGCCCCCGCCGAGGTCGTCGACTTCTACCTCGAGCACCGCGCCGAGCGGCTCGACCAGGTGCGCGCGGCCATCGACACGGGGGCGACGACGGCACGCGAGGTCGTCGAGAGGGTCTACCGCGACGTCGACGAGACGCTGTGGGGTGCGGCCGAGCTCAGCGTCGAGGCGCAGCTCGAGCACCTGCGCGACTGA
- the nth gene encoding endonuclease III: MHRVLAETYPEAGCELDFRTPFELLVATVLSAQTTDRRVNAATPGLFARWPDPYAMAAAPRLELEQVLRPLGFFRAKTDSLLGLSAALVERYDGEVPDRLDALVTLPGVGRKTANVVLGNAFDVPGLTVDTHFARLVRRFEWVEPQIASDPVKTEHAVAAIFPRKEWTMLSHRLIWHGRRRCHAKKPACGACPVAHWCPAYGTGPTDPVLAAALVTTQGPA; this comes from the coding sequence ATGCACCGGGTGCTCGCCGAGACGTATCCCGAGGCCGGCTGCGAGCTCGACTTCCGCACGCCGTTCGAGCTGCTGGTGGCGACGGTCCTGTCGGCGCAGACCACCGACCGCCGCGTCAACGCCGCCACGCCCGGCCTGTTCGCGCGGTGGCCCGATCCGTACGCCATGGCGGCGGCACCCCGGCTCGAGCTCGAGCAGGTGCTGCGTCCGCTGGGCTTCTTCCGGGCCAAGACCGACAGCCTGCTGGGTCTGTCGGCGGCGCTGGTCGAGCGGTACGACGGCGAGGTGCCGGATCGGCTCGACGCGCTCGTGACGTTGCCGGGTGTTGGACGCAAGACCGCCAACGTCGTGCTGGGCAACGCCTTCGATGTGCCGGGCCTGACGGTCGACACGCACTTCGCCCGGCTCGTGCGCCGGTTCGAGTGGGTCGAGCCCCAGATCGCGAGTGATCCGGTCAAGACCGAGCACGCCGTCGCGGCGATCTTTCCCCGCAAGGAGTGGACGATGCTGAGCCACCGCCTGATCTGGCACGGCCGCCGCCGCTGCCACGCCAAGAAGCCCGCCTGCGGCGCGTGCCCCGTGGCGCACTGGTGTCCCGCCTACGGCACGGGGCCGACCGACCCTGTGCTGGCGGCGGCCCTCGTCACGACCCAGGGGCCGGCATGA
- a CDS encoding NUDIX hydrolase, whose translation MTVRIPLPERLRETATNPPQPPVTPRDAATIVVVRDGERGTEAYLMRRQTSMAFAAGMYVFPGGGLTASDLEHEVPWVGPDADEWGRRFRCEPRLARGLVVAAVRETFEETGILLAGPDADTVVSDTSGDDMQAARGALDEGELAFADFLDDHDLVLRADLLGAWAHWITPEFEPRRYDTRFFVAALPAGQRVGAMSRESDRAVWAPLSSVLASVEAGEAAMMPPTIAACREVSAHTAETVVAASIGREFPTILPRLVLVDGDPFLETHLGDNP comes from the coding sequence ATGACGGTCCGCATCCCCCTGCCCGAGCGGTTGCGCGAGACGGCGACGAATCCGCCGCAGCCTCCTGTCACGCCGCGCGACGCCGCCACGATCGTCGTGGTCCGTGACGGCGAGCGCGGCACCGAGGCCTACCTCATGCGCCGGCAGACCAGCATGGCGTTCGCGGCAGGCATGTACGTCTTCCCGGGCGGCGGCCTGACGGCGTCCGACCTCGAGCACGAGGTGCCGTGGGTGGGCCCCGACGCCGACGAGTGGGGACGCCGGTTCCGGTGCGAGCCCCGGCTGGCCCGCGGCCTCGTCGTCGCCGCGGTGCGCGAGACCTTCGAGGAGACCGGCATCCTGCTGGCCGGTCCCGACGCCGACACCGTCGTGTCCGACACCAGCGGCGACGACATGCAGGCTGCCCGCGGGGCGCTCGACGAGGGCGAGCTGGCCTTCGCCGACTTCCTCGACGATCACGACCTCGTGCTGCGCGCCGATCTGCTCGGTGCCTGGGCGCACTGGATCACCCCGGAGTTCGAGCCCCGCCGCTACGACACCCGGTTCTTCGTCGCCGCCCTTCCCGCCGGCCAACGGGTCGGCGCGATGAGCCGTGAGTCTGACCGCGCCGTCTGGGCACCGCTCTCATCGGTGCTGGCATCGGTCGAGGCAGGTGAGGCGGCGATGATGCCGCCCACGATCGCCGCGTGCCGCGAGGTCTCGGCGCACACCGCCGAGACCGTCGTGGCAGCGTCGATCGGACGCGAGTTCCCGACCATCCTGCCGCGGCTCGTGCTGGTCGACGGCGACCCGTTCCTCGAGACCCACCTGGGAGACAACCCATGA